In one window of Corynebacterium mycetoides DNA:
- a CDS encoding Cj0069 family protein, translated as MHKAIAVFEVEGGSDKYIDGHRKDTMPIVGAIKGKGWHAEVVFFRPEWSEDLFGYVSENFDAYISRVNPGNVPGGEKGYFELLSRLSDAGLVGMSTPEEMVSYGAKDALVKLNDTDLVPSDTAAYYDVESFHEAFPVSLSYGERVLKQNRGSTGSGIWRVRLADPELAASVEPGTALPLDTKLKCTEAVDNHTEERELGEFMDFCDQYIVGDNGMLVDMRFLPRIVEGEIRILLVGPHPVFVVHKKPAEGGDAFSATLFSGAKYTYNKPEEWQELIDMFAAARPVIADNLGGDNIPLIWTADFMLADDDATGEDTYVLGEINCSCVGFTSELDMGIQEMVAEEAIKRVEEKQPA; from the coding sequence ATGCATAAAGCAATCGCCGTCTTCGAAGTCGAAGGCGGATCCGACAAATACATCGACGGACACCGCAAGGACACCATGCCCATCGTGGGCGCCATCAAGGGCAAGGGCTGGCACGCAGAGGTGGTGTTCTTCCGCCCCGAGTGGAGCGAGGACCTGTTCGGTTACGTCTCCGAGAATTTCGACGCCTACATCTCGCGCGTGAACCCGGGCAACGTCCCGGGCGGGGAGAAGGGCTACTTCGAGCTGCTGTCGCGCCTGTCCGACGCCGGCCTGGTGGGCATGTCCACCCCGGAGGAAATGGTGTCCTACGGCGCCAAAGACGCGCTGGTCAAGCTCAACGACACCGACCTCGTGCCGTCCGACACCGCCGCCTACTACGACGTGGAGTCCTTCCACGAGGCCTTCCCGGTGTCCCTGTCCTACGGCGAGCGCGTGCTCAAGCAGAACCGCGGCTCCACCGGCTCGGGCATCTGGCGCGTGCGCCTGGCCGACCCCGAGCTCGCCGCGTCCGTCGAGCCGGGCACCGCCCTGCCGCTGGACACCAAGCTCAAGTGCACCGAGGCCGTGGACAACCACACGGAGGAGCGCGAGCTGGGCGAGTTCATGGACTTCTGCGACCAGTACATCGTCGGGGACAACGGCATGCTCGTGGACATGCGCTTCCTGCCGCGCATCGTCGAGGGCGAGATCCGCATCCTGCTCGTCGGCCCCCACCCCGTGTTCGTGGTGCACAAGAAGCCCGCGGAGGGCGGCGACGCCTTCTCCGCCACCTTGTTCTCCGGCGCAAAGTACACCTACAACAAGCCGGAGGAGTGGCAGGAGCTTATCGACATGTTCGCCGCCGCCCGCCCTGTCATCGCCGACAACCTCGGCGGGGACAACATTCCGCTGATCTGGACGGCCGACTTCATGCTTGCCGACGACGACGCCACCGGTGAGGACACCTACGTCCTCGGCGAGATCAACTGCTCCTGCGTCGGCTTCACCTCCGAGCTGGACATGGGCATCCAGGAGATGGTGGCAGAGGAGGCCATCAAGCGCGTCGAGGAGAAGCAGCCCGCTTAA
- a CDS encoding DUF3151 domain-containing protein, with protein MKFDDMLAPPPVHLPEDPAADQDLLARDTALAHPDSPAVWAARARTELADGDVLVAYAYARTGYHRSLDRLRANGWKGWGPVPASHAPNRSVLEAIAMLALTSKAIGDTAEYDRCRQMLSDADPGSVDTLLDQA; from the coding sequence ATGAAGTTCGACGATATGCTCGCCCCGCCCCCGGTCCACCTGCCCGAGGATCCCGCCGCAGACCAAGACCTCCTCGCCCGCGACACCGCGCTCGCCCACCCCGACTCCCCCGCCGTGTGGGCTGCGCGCGCCCGCACCGAGCTTGCCGACGGCGACGTGCTCGTGGCCTACGCCTACGCGCGCACCGGCTACCACCGCAGCCTGGACCGCCTGCGTGCCAACGGGTGGAAGGGCTGGGGCCCGGTGCCCGCCAGCCACGCGCCCAACCGCTCCGTGCTTGAGGCGATCGCCATGCTCGCGCTGACCTCCAAGGCAATCGGCGACACCGCCGAATACGACCGGTGCCGCCAGATGCTTTCCGACGCGGACCCGGGCAGCGTCGACACGCTGCTCGATCAGGCCTGA
- a CDS encoding Maf family protein: MRPDLRPVRLVLASQSPSRRMLLSNGGVSPVTHPAHIDEEALLASSDGGPGDKVAALARAKAEAVAPLYPDDVVVGCDSMLLLDDVLQGKPHTVDATIQRWRAQRGKSAQLLTGHAVTYGGAWVVETVATTVHFGDVSDADIEAYARSGEPLECAGAFTLEALGSWFIDSIEGDPSSVIGLSMPLLRRALYSFGLDASRFWGE; encoded by the coding sequence ATGCGCCCTGACCTGCGCCCCGTCCGCCTCGTCCTGGCCTCCCAGTCGCCCTCGCGGCGGATGCTACTGAGCAACGGCGGGGTCAGCCCCGTCACGCACCCGGCGCACATCGACGAGGAGGCGCTGCTCGCCTCGTCGGACGGCGGCCCGGGCGATAAGGTCGCGGCTCTGGCCCGCGCGAAGGCCGAGGCCGTGGCCCCGCTCTACCCCGACGACGTGGTAGTCGGGTGCGACTCCATGCTGCTTCTCGACGACGTCCTGCAGGGCAAGCCCCACACCGTCGACGCCACGATCCAGCGCTGGCGCGCCCAGCGGGGCAAAAGCGCCCAGCTGCTTACCGGGCACGCGGTGACCTACGGTGGTGCCTGGGTGGTGGAGACCGTGGCAACGACCGTGCACTTCGGGGATGTCTCCGACGCCGACATCGAGGCCTACGCCCGCTCCGGGGAGCCGCTCGAATGCGCCGGCGCGTTCACGCTCGAAGCCCTGGGCAGCTGGTTCATCGACTCGATCGAGGGCGACCCCTCGAGTGTCATCGGCCTGTCCATGCCGCTGCTGCGCCGCGCGCTGTACTCCTTCGGGCTGGATGCGTCCCGGTTCTGGGGCGAGTAG
- a CDS encoding acyl-CoA carboxylase subunit epsilon: protein MDMTVVKGNPTDDEVAALTMVLAQLQAEAKADRGPGDLNLWGRPGKLRHNETIFNPGAFNNVTYF from the coding sequence ATGGACATGACAGTAGTCAAAGGCAACCCCACCGACGACGAGGTGGCGGCGCTGACGATGGTGCTCGCGCAGCTGCAGGCGGAGGCGAAGGCCGACCGCGGGCCGGGCGACCTCAACTTGTGGGGACGGCCCGGCAAGCTGCGCCACAACGAGACAATCTTCAACCCCGGCGCGTTCAACAACGTCACCTACTTCTGA
- a CDS encoding acyl-CoA carboxylase subunit beta, with amino-acid sequence MSSSKPDLTTTAGRLTDLRNRLAEAKAPVGQESIEQVHAAGRSTARERVEALFDTGTFVETDALARHRVEAYKMDRNKPATDGVVTGYGLVDGRRVCVFSQDSTIFDGALGEVHAEKILKIYDLATKTGVPLVGIYDSTGPRVAEGIVTAAMHARLLRAATTASGLIPQIAVVVGETSSLASISMPLADVTIMVEGSTLHLTDPQIVTTVSGTDATAESLGGAAVHTTETGLAHLTAATDEEAVQLVRDVVGFLPANNRAATPIAEAAEPDASDLDAFMPDDEHATYDVREIIAAVTDGDFLELRAAYADNIVTGFARIGGRAVGIVANQPSVLAGCLSNDAAYKAARFIRACDSFNLPLVLFVDSPGFVPAADEEHAGVVSGAAALAYAFAEAQVGTLTVVTRKALGPAYALMGPKDLGADLVFAWPTAQIALADAPTAAAALGVDADAYAEANLTPYAATERGLVDSVIEPSTTRANVLEGLRLLERKVVYPPAKKHGNIPL; translated from the coding sequence ATGAGTTCATCGAAGCCGGATTTGACGACGACCGCGGGTCGCTTGACGGACCTGCGCAACCGCCTGGCCGAGGCCAAGGCGCCGGTCGGGCAGGAAAGCATTGAGCAGGTCCATGCCGCGGGCCGCTCCACCGCGCGCGAGCGCGTCGAGGCGCTCTTCGACACCGGCACCTTCGTGGAAACGGACGCCTTGGCGCGCCACCGCGTCGAGGCGTACAAGATGGACCGCAACAAGCCCGCCACCGACGGCGTGGTCACCGGTTACGGGCTTGTCGACGGCCGCCGGGTCTGCGTCTTCTCCCAGGATTCGACCATCTTCGACGGGGCGCTGGGCGAGGTGCACGCCGAGAAGATCCTGAAAATCTACGACCTGGCCACTAAGACCGGGGTCCCCCTGGTGGGGATCTACGATTCCACCGGCCCGCGCGTGGCGGAGGGCATTGTCACCGCTGCGATGCACGCGCGACTCCTGCGCGCCGCCACCACCGCCTCGGGCCTCATTCCGCAGATTGCGGTGGTGGTTGGGGAGACGTCGTCACTGGCGTCGATAAGCATGCCCCTGGCTGATGTGACGATCATGGTGGAGGGATCGACCCTGCACCTGACCGACCCGCAGATCGTCACCACGGTCTCCGGCACCGACGCGACCGCTGAGAGCCTGGGCGGTGCCGCCGTGCACACCACCGAGACGGGGCTGGCCCACCTGACCGCCGCCACGGACGAGGAGGCGGTGCAGCTCGTGCGCGACGTGGTGGGCTTTCTGCCCGCCAACAACCGCGCCGCCACCCCCATCGCGGAGGCGGCCGAGCCGGACGCTTCCGACCTGGACGCGTTCATGCCGGACGACGAGCACGCCACCTACGACGTGCGCGAGATCATTGCCGCCGTCACGGACGGGGACTTCCTCGAGCTGCGCGCGGCGTACGCCGACAACATCGTCACCGGCTTCGCCCGGATCGGCGGGCGCGCGGTCGGCATCGTGGCCAACCAGCCGTCGGTGCTGGCGGGGTGCCTGAGCAACGACGCCGCATACAAGGCCGCCCGCTTCATCCGCGCCTGCGACTCCTTCAACCTGCCGCTGGTGCTGTTCGTCGACTCCCCCGGATTCGTGCCCGCCGCTGACGAGGAGCACGCGGGCGTGGTCTCGGGTGCCGCGGCGCTGGCGTACGCCTTCGCGGAGGCGCAGGTGGGCACCCTCACCGTGGTGACCCGCAAGGCGCTCGGCCCCGCGTACGCACTGATGGGGCCCAAGGACCTGGGCGCCGACCTCGTCTTCGCGTGGCCCACCGCGCAGATCGCGCTTGCCGACGCCCCCACGGCCGCCGCCGCCCTCGGCGTCGACGCCGACGCGTACGCCGAGGCCAACCTCACCCCCTACGCCGCCACCGAGCGCGGCCTGGTGGACTCCGTGATCGAGCCCTCCACCACCCGCGCGAACGTCCTCGAGGGCCTGCGCCTGCTGGAGCGCAAGGTGGTCTACCCGCCCGCGAAGAAGCACGGCAACATCCCCCTCTAA
- the glnA gene encoding type I glutamate--ammonia ligase: protein MSFTTTDDVIKFIKDEGIEFLDIRFTDVPGTEHHFTLPASAFDASAAETGLAFDGSSIRGFTTIDESDMVLLPDPATAYQDPFRSVPTLNMKFFVHDPFTYEPFTRDPRNVAKKAEEYLASTGIADSASFGMEAEFFIFDKVSYAAETNSSFYLVDSDEGWWNRGNETLICGSPNLGNPTRHKGGYFPNTPVDKTQEVRDAIVRNLQLVGFDVERFHHEVASGGQNEINYRFDTLLRAADDLQTFKYIVKNTCHQYGKVATFMPKPLAGDNGSGMHAHQSLWKGGEPLFYDESGYGGLSDIARYYIGGLLHHAPAVLAFTNPTLNSYHRLVPGFEAPINLVYSQRNRSAAIRIPITGANPKAKRIEFRAPDPSGNPYLGLAAMMMAGLDGIKNRIEPHVPVDKDLYELPPEEAAAIPQAPTSLEAVIESLRQDHEFLTAGDVFPEDLIATYINYKVTNEIAPNRLRPTPLEFEMYFDC from the coding sequence ATGTCTTTCACCACCACCGACGACGTCATCAAATTCATCAAGGATGAAGGGATCGAATTCCTCGACATCCGCTTCACCGACGTCCCCGGCACCGAGCACCACTTCACCCTGCCCGCATCCGCCTTCGACGCATCGGCCGCGGAGACCGGCCTAGCGTTCGACGGCTCCTCCATCCGCGGTTTCACCACCATCGACGAGTCGGACATGGTTCTTTTGCCGGACCCCGCCACCGCCTACCAGGACCCGTTCCGCAGCGTGCCCACACTGAACATGAAGTTCTTCGTGCACGACCCTTTCACGTACGAGCCGTTCACCCGCGACCCGCGCAACGTGGCCAAGAAGGCGGAGGAATACCTCGCCTCCACCGGCATCGCCGACTCCGCGTCCTTCGGCATGGAGGCCGAGTTCTTCATCTTTGACAAGGTGTCCTACGCCGCGGAGACGAACTCCTCGTTCTACCTCGTCGACTCGGACGAGGGATGGTGGAACCGCGGCAACGAGACGCTTATCTGCGGCTCCCCCAACCTGGGCAACCCCACCCGCCACAAGGGGGGCTACTTCCCCAACACCCCGGTGGACAAGACCCAGGAGGTCCGCGACGCGATCGTGCGCAACCTCCAGCTGGTCGGTTTCGATGTCGAGCGCTTCCACCACGAGGTTGCCTCCGGCGGGCAGAACGAGATCAACTACCGCTTCGACACCCTCCTGCGCGCCGCCGACGACCTGCAAACGTTCAAGTACATCGTGAAAAACACCTGCCACCAGTACGGCAAGGTGGCCACATTCATGCCGAAGCCGCTGGCGGGTGACAACGGTTCGGGCATGCACGCCCACCAGTCGCTGTGGAAGGGCGGCGAGCCGCTGTTCTACGACGAGTCCGGCTACGGCGGGCTCTCCGACATCGCCCGCTACTACATCGGCGGGCTGTTGCACCACGCGCCGGCCGTCCTGGCGTTTACCAACCCGACGCTGAACTCCTACCACCGCCTCGTGCCAGGGTTTGAGGCGCCGATCAACCTCGTGTACTCCCAGCGCAACCGCTCCGCCGCCATCCGCATCCCGATCACCGGGGCCAACCCGAAGGCCAAGCGCATCGAGTTCCGCGCGCCCGACCCCTCAGGCAACCCCTACCTGGGCCTGGCCGCGATGATGATGGCGGGGCTCGACGGCATCAAGAACCGCATTGAGCCGCACGTCCCGGTGGACAAGGACCTCTACGAGCTCCCGCCGGAGGAGGCGGCCGCGATCCCGCAGGCGCCCACCTCGTTGGAGGCCGTCATTGAGTCGCTGCGCCAGGACCACGAGTTCCTCACCGCCGGCGACGTGTTCCCGGAGGATCTCATCGCCACCTACATCAACTACAAGGTAACCAACGAGATCGCGCCGAACCGCCTGCGCCCGACGCCGCTCGAGTTCGAGATGTACTTCGACTGCTAA
- a CDS encoding glutamate synthase subunit beta, protein MADPQGFMRYPRQEAPHRPVPLRLMDYREVYEPTSEEHDKAQATRCMDCGVPFCHEGCPLGNIIPEWNDLVRQGRWQEAYDRLHATNNFPDFTGRLCPAPCEGACVLGINDDAVSIKHIEQKIADVAFDNGWVRPVKASFDTGQSVAVVGSGPAGLAAAQQLTRAGHRVTVFERDDRLGGLMRYGVPEYKMEKSRIDRRIEQMAAEGTEFKVNASPSAVDLAGFDAVVLATGTPIARDLPVDGRELGGIHLAMEFLTAANRFCEGDTESPAIDARGKKVVIIGGGDTGTDCFGTALRQGAASVTQFDIRARAPKFRGASTPWPMYPLLYRTATAHEEGEYVVTGDESADEIANLGLAHRGTGDTLGQRLFSVNTVSFHGSAGTVESLRGNEVRVVDGRRTPVKYTDFEMDADLVLIALGFTGADPSGLAAELGVVLDERGRMTRDGSYRARRSVDTGPKVYVAGDNGRGQSLIVWAIAEGRAAAAAVDADLMGETALPAPVKPTKAPLSI, encoded by the coding sequence ATGGCCGACCCACAAGGATTCATGCGCTACCCGCGCCAGGAGGCGCCCCACCGCCCGGTTCCGCTGCGCCTCATGGACTACCGCGAGGTGTACGAGCCGACCAGCGAGGAGCACGACAAGGCGCAGGCCACGCGCTGCATGGACTGCGGCGTGCCGTTCTGCCACGAGGGCTGCCCGCTGGGCAACATCATCCCGGAGTGGAACGACCTCGTGCGCCAGGGGCGCTGGCAGGAGGCCTACGACCGCCTCCACGCCACCAACAACTTCCCCGATTTCACGGGCCGGCTGTGCCCCGCCCCCTGCGAAGGCGCCTGCGTGCTCGGTATTAATGACGACGCTGTATCCATCAAGCACATCGAGCAGAAGATCGCCGACGTCGCCTTCGACAACGGATGGGTGCGTCCCGTCAAGGCCAGCTTCGACACCGGCCAGTCCGTGGCCGTGGTCGGCTCCGGCCCGGCGGGTCTCGCCGCCGCCCAGCAGCTCACCCGCGCGGGCCACCGGGTGACGGTGTTCGAGCGCGACGACCGCCTCGGCGGCCTCATGCGCTACGGCGTGCCGGAATACAAGATGGAAAAGAGCCGCATCGACCGCCGCATCGAGCAGATGGCCGCGGAAGGCACCGAGTTTAAGGTGAACGCCTCCCCGTCGGCCGTCGACCTGGCCGGCTTCGATGCCGTCGTGCTCGCCACCGGCACCCCGATCGCCCGCGACCTGCCTGTCGACGGCCGCGAGCTGGGCGGGATCCACCTCGCGATGGAGTTCCTCACCGCCGCGAACAGGTTCTGCGAGGGCGACACCGAGTCCCCGGCTATCGACGCCCGCGGCAAGAAGGTGGTCATCATCGGCGGCGGCGACACCGGCACCGACTGCTTCGGCACGGCGCTGCGCCAGGGCGCGGCCAGCGTCACGCAGTTCGACATCCGTGCGCGTGCGCCGAAGTTCCGCGGCGCGTCCACACCGTGGCCGATGTACCCGCTGCTCTACCGCACCGCCACGGCGCACGAGGAAGGAGAGTACGTGGTCACCGGCGACGAGTCCGCCGACGAGATCGCCAACCTCGGCTTGGCGCACCGCGGCACCGGGGACACGCTCGGCCAGCGCCTGTTTTCCGTCAACACGGTGAGCTTCCACGGCTCGGCGGGCACGGTGGAGTCGCTGCGCGGCAACGAGGTGCGCGTCGTCGACGGCCGCCGCACCCCCGTCAAGTACACCGACTTCGAGATGGACGCGGACCTCGTCCTCATCGCCTTGGGCTTCACCGGCGCGGACCCAAGCGGCCTCGCCGCCGAGCTGGGCGTGGTGCTCGACGAGCGCGGCCGGATGACCCGGGACGGCTCGTACCGGGCGCGGCGCAGCGTCGATACGGGCCCGAAGGTATACGTCGCCGGCGACAACGGGCGCGGGCAGTCGCTCATCGTGTGGGCCATCGCGGAGGGGCGCGCGGCCGCCGCCGCGGTGGACGCAGACCTCATGGGTGAGACCGCCCTGCCGGCCCCGGTTAAGCCGACCAAGGCGCCGCTCAGCATCTAA